From the Euphorbia lathyris chromosome 6, ddEupLath1.1, whole genome shotgun sequence genome, one window contains:
- the LOC136233370 gene encoding cysteine-rich repeat secretory protein 38-like, with protein MFKFKLIIFFSISSVILSDADRNEILGFQCSVSENATLDNEYQINLRNLMNSLAGNNPTQAGFFTATSGKGSGKIYGLTQCRADVSASDCAACIKNSTNSAAATCSGSKNVTVWLRWCLLRYSNTSFFGVLDESAMATANETNIDDPYVVYEGTKFMNELASTAPKMPLMFQTAVLDVGRFGKRYGMCQCSRDLGRRNCGSCLGSLLQSFRISIGNKRGWEIYGSSCSLWYHDFQFYFNYSIPSNSGYGKFIYHQGGVIGILIPRLVFYFITLY; from the exons atgttcaaattcaaattaatcattttctTCTCAATTTCATCTGTAATTCTAAGTGATGCAGACAGGAATGAAATTCTAGGGTTTCAGTGTTCAGTTTCTGAAAATGCTACACTGGATAATGAATATCAAATCAATCTCAGAAATCTGATGAATTCTCTTGCCGGAAACAACCCAACTCAGGCTGGTTTTTTCACGGCAACATCCGGCAAAGGTTCCGGTAAGATTTACGGACTGACCCAATGCAGAGCTGACGTCTCAGCCTCAGATTGTGCAGCCTGCATCAAAAATTCAACCAACTCCGCGGCCGCCACCTGCTCAGGCAGCAAAAACGTCACCGTTTGGCTCAG GTGGTGTCTCCTTCGGTATTCGAACACaagtttttttggagttttggATGAATCTGCAATGGCTACAGCTAATGAGACAAATATCGATGATCCATATGTGGTTTACGAGGGTACGAAGTTTATGAATGAGCTTGCTTCGACTGCTCCGAAAATGCCATTAATGTTTCAGACAGCCGTTTTGGATGTCGGGAGATTTGGGAAGAGATATGGGATGTGTCAGTGTTCCAGAGATCTTGGAAGGAGAAACTGTGGTTCATGTCTTGGTTCACTTTTGCAGTCATTTAGAATATCAATTGGGAATAAAAGAGGTTGGGAGATTTATGGATCCAGTTGTAGTTTGTGGTATCATGATTTCCAATTCTATTTCAACTACTCTATTCCTTCAAATTCTG GTTACGGGAAGTTCATATATCATCAGGGAGGTGTAATTGGAATTCTAATTCCAAGGCTAGTGTTTTATTTCATTACGTTATATTGA